The following proteins come from a genomic window of Triticum aestivum cultivar Chinese Spring chromosome 6A, IWGSC CS RefSeq v2.1, whole genome shotgun sequence:
- the LOC123130724 gene encoding uncharacterized protein: MSLLQEVSRSSGDSSQTQLLAFKTAPGGQAKPKKARVTKPAEDPKTAEPTIPTPAPEQSEAPEDPAVNVQSDLPEPSVNKTILNPSTVGPSSSANPPVTSDNNILITSSRFVEPSNPPVLARHYVKQEALERQKVRFDVSHYAHLSISDVLSGYLCHVHYSHDCEIEMVKQLQLKYEICSPAFISLHMFCQPPSLRIMMNLNDL; this comes from the exons ATGTCACTTTTACAGGAGGTTTCTCGTTCTTCTGGTGATTCTTCACAAACTCAACttctggctttcaagactgcccctgg CGGTCAAGCAAAGCCCAAGAAAGCCAGGGTGACTAAGCCGGCGGAAGACCCAAAAACCGCTGAACCGACAATACCAACTCCTGCTCCTGAACAATCcgaagcaccagaagaccctgctGTCAACGTTCAATCAGACCTTCCTGAGCCGTCAGTTAATAAGACCATTCTCAATCCATCTACCGTTGGGCCGTCCAGCTCAGCTAACCCGCCGGTGACTTCTGACAACAACATTCTAATCACTAGTAGTAGATTCGTTGAGCCGAGCAATCCACCTGTACTAGCCAGGCACTATGTCAAGCAAGAGGCTTTGGAAAGGCAGAAAGTGCGGTTTGACGTCTCTCACTATGCTCATCTAAGTATTAGTGACGTGCTATCTGGATACCTCTGTCATGTGCATTACAGCCATGACtgtgaaattgagatggtcaaacagCTGCAACTGAAATATGAGATATGCTCTCCGGCTTTCATTAGTTTACATAtgttctgccagcccccaagtctccggattatgatgaacctgaatgatctgtag
- the LOC123127861 gene encoding GATA transcription factor 6 → MEWSNVIEGEQSGRKREGGKQRNSAFVADTDFGSHSMTHQTLISSAPAAAAFSSAPHLLHASLPTLSPSSSPAASAMSSSSFAHHHGSLQVERMSALRSSLRPCEAAEEVAAAVVAGPAAWGAGLLGDGFSVEELLDLEELCEVDKDGGFLCETAPAAEEEEKCSDSHGSSAVSYELMPLIPPEMDLPAHDAEELEWVSRIMDDSQAELPPPAQLPAPAAWPPQHRRPQESAVPAVDPMRTPTICALSTEALVPVRSKKRSKRSRGTTVWSLSGASISDSASSSATSSSCSSSASLSSFFLMDSPTFNLLDEPPRTKSKNKKSKHKLKKRGRKPKSHLPPQLSGGAASPPAQGDRRCSHCGVQKTPQWRAGPEGAKTLCNACGVRFKSGRLLPEYRPACSPTFVGNLHSNSHRKVLEMRRKKDPVPVAIEAAAAPAVASF, encoded by the exons ATGGAGTGGAGCAACGTGATTGAGGGAGAGCAAAGCGGGAGAAAAAGGGAGGGGGGAAAACAACGCAACAGTGCATTTGTTGCGGACACGGACTTTGGCAGCCATTCAATGACCCACCAGACACTCATCTCTTCCGCCCCTGCCGCTGCTGCCTTTTCCTCTGCTCCTCAcctcctccacgcctccctccctaccctttccccctcctcctctccggccgcctccgccatgtcgtcgtcgtcgttcGCACACCACCACGGCTCCCTGCAG GTGGAGAGGATGTCCGCGCTGAGGAGTAGCCTCAGGCCGTGCGAGGCAGCCGAGGAGGTGGCGGCCGCCGTGGTCGCTGGGCCGGCGGCGTGGGGAGCCGGGCTGCTGGGTGACGGCTTCTCGGTGGAGGAGCTCCTCGACCTTGAGGAGCTCTGCGAGGTGGATAAGGACGGCGGCTTTCTCTGCGAGACGGCGccggcggccgaggaggaggaaaagTGCAGTGACTCCCACGGGTCGTCGGCGGTCTCCTACGAGCTCATGCCGCTTATTCCGCCGGAGATGGACCTGCCG GCCCACGACGCGGAGGAACTGGAGTGGGTGTCGCGTATCATGGACGACTCGCAGGCAGAGCTCCCGCCGCCGGCTCAGCTCCCAGCGCCAGCGGCGTGGCCACCGCAGCACCGCCGGCCCCAGGAAAGCGCTGTGCCGGCCGTGGACCCTATGCGGACCCCGACCATATGCGCGCTTTCCACGGAAGCGCTGGTGCCGGTGAGGTCCAAGAAGCGCAGCAAGCGCTCGCGGGGCACCACCGTGTGGTCGCTCTCCGGCGCGTCCATATCCGACTCGGCGTCGTCgtccgccaccagctcctcctgctcCTCGTCGGCCTCCCTGTCGTCCTTCTTCCTGATGGACTCCCCAACCTTCAACCTCCTCGACGAACCGCCACGCaccaagagcaagaacaagaagTCCAAGCACAAGCTCAAGAAGCGCGGGCGCAAGCCAAAGAGCCATCTCCCGCCGCAGCTGTCTGGCGGCGCCGCCTCCCCGCCCGCCCAGGGCGACCGGCGGTGCAGCCACTGCGGCGTCCAGAAGACGCCCCAGTGGCGTGCGGGGCCGGAGGGCGCCAAGACGCTGTGCAACGCCTGCGGCGTCCGCTTCAAGTCGGGGCGGCTCCTGCCGGAGTACCGGCCGGCGTGCAGCCCCACGTTCGTGGGCAACCTGCACTCCAACTCCCACCGCAAGGTGCTGGAGATGCGCCGCAAGAAGGACCCCGTCCCCGTCGCCATcgaggccgccgccgcgccggccgtcGCCTCGTTCTAG